TTATATTAAGGAGGATATTTAGAAATGCAGAAGAAAAGGATTGTTATATGCCTAGGAGGAAATGCGCTAGAGAGCAGTAGTGGCGAAGCTACAGCTGAGAGGCAATTAGAGTTTATCAGTAAGAGTGTTAGGGGAATTGTTGATCTGGTAGAATTTGGTCATGAAATAGTTATTAGTCATGGGAATGGTCCACAAGTTGGGAGGATAGTTCTTCAGAATGAATTATGTAGAGCTGAGACTCCTGCTATGCCTTTTGATGTGTGTGGTGCGATGAGTCAAGGTATGATAGGGTATCATATTGAGCAGGCATTAAGGAATGAATTTAGTACTAGGGGTATTAGTAGACATGTCGCCGTAATTGTTACTCAAGTTTTAGTAGATAACGGAGATGTAGCATTTAGAGAGCCCAGTAAACCAATTGGACCATTTTATGATAAATCTACAGCTTTAGAACTTGAGAGGACTAAGGGATATATTTTAAGAGAAGATAGTGGAAGAGGATATAGGAGAATGGTTGCTTCGCCTAAACCTGTTGAAATTATAGAGATTGCGGGTATAAAGAATTTAATTAGTAGTAATTTTATAGTTATTGCATGCGGAGGAGGCGGGGTACCTGTTGTTAGAGACTTGAGCGGGAGCATTAAGGGAGTAAATGCAGTAATTGATAAAGATTATGCATCAGCAAAGTTGGCTCGGGATATAGATGCTGATATGTTGGTTATCCTTACTTCTGTTGGGAATGTTGCTATTAATTTTGGAAGGGCAGATGAAATTTTACTAGGTAAAGTTAGTACACATGAGATAGCTAGATATGTAAGTGAGGGACATTTCGCAGCTGGTTCTATGTTACCTAAGGTACAAGCAAGTGTTGAGTTTGTAAGATCTAGTCTCGGACGAGTAGCAATTATTACGTCTCTTGATAACTTAAGTGAAGGGATAAGCGGGTGTGGGGGAACTATTATTAAAGATTGAAGGATAATTGTTAGATGGTTAAGCGAAGAGTTAATGCTGTTGGAGCTGTTGGAGCCGGGGGCAGCTGGTATCATAGTGGCAAGGGGGTGGTGGTAGAATTATTGTGGCTGTTGGTGTTTGAGACTGCTCTGTGTGTTAATTTTGGGATGCTCCTTTGGTGCTGGTTTTGATAGGGTTCTTGTTGATGTGGTAAGGCTTCAATGATGATAATTTTAATGGAGATTTATTAGAACCGTTGAGAGGGCGGGTAGATATATGATATCAATGATATGGTATAGTGTATTCACAAAAAATGATGTAGTTAATCTTGACCTTAATGTTTGCAATGGTAGGGGAGT
The sequence above is drawn from the Candidatus Borreliella tachyglossi genome and encodes:
- the arcC gene encoding carbamate kinase: MQKKRIVICLGGNALESSSGEATAERQLEFISKSVRGIVDLVEFGHEIVISHGNGPQVGRIVLQNELCRAETPAMPFDVCGAMSQGMIGYHIEQALRNEFSTRGISRHVAVIVTQVLVDNGDVAFREPSKPIGPFYDKSTALELERTKGYILREDSGRGYRRMVASPKPVEIIEIAGIKNLISSNFIVIACGGGGVPVVRDLSGSIKGVNAVIDKDYASAKLARDIDADMLVILTSVGNVAINFGRADEILLGKVSTHEIARYVSEGHFAAGSMLPKVQASVEFVRSSLGRVAIITSLDNLSEGISGCGGTIIKD